The proteins below are encoded in one region of Silene latifolia isolate original U9 population chromosome 2, ASM4854445v1, whole genome shotgun sequence:
- the LOC141643919 gene encoding uncharacterized protein LOC141643919 yields the protein MMIMTMVMKKNNGVFLFLVLVSVFSCVSAAFVSRHSFSPLNFILGNQNLGPLKNGILGQAEAPGPATSEPKIPLILAGNRTRRPDILRKFKIYDGGWNISNRHYWASVGFTGAAGFIISVLWLISFGIALLVHHCFGWKINFEGKKSLISQMLRPTLVILFSCAAVAGCILLSIGQHELHSEVLHTLNYVVNQSDFTAQMLRNVTQYLSLAESVDVPQFKLPPTAMEDIDNLRVRLSSGADTLTEKTTENSSKVRKVFNPVISALIAVASLMLLLIFVGLVLSLLKCQNAIYIFIFSGWILVAASLILCGTFVIFNSAISDSCVAMQEWVENPQAETALSNILPCVDERATNQTLYESKRIVNFLVNTVNAFVYTAANTQRPPSDQFYYNQSGPLMPPLCYPFGNNMQDRECSPQEASFTNASLVWEKYICMTSVDQKNCTTVGRLTPGMYSQLVLAANASYALLHYTPAMLDLQNCNFLRETFMTITSQFCPPLEHYLRIVELGLGLISTGIMLCLILCLVYSNRPQREEVFVKFRSIGGNDETRENGQGNKEAHINMVSLVTSPARVAPDIEK from the exons ATGATGATTATGACGATGGTGATGAAGAAAAATAATGGTGTTTTCTTGTTTCTTGTATTGGTTTCTGTTTTTTCTTGTGTTTCTGCTGCTTTTGTCAGCCGACATTCTTTTTCCCCTCTCAACTTCATCTTAG GAAATCAGAATTTAGGGCCATTGAAAAATGGGATCTTGGGTCAAGCGGAAGCACCCGGTCCTGCTACTAGTGAGCCAAAGATCCCTCTGATATTGGCTGGTAACCGAACAAGGAGACCGGATATTCTTCGTAAATTTAAGATTTACGATGGTGGTTGGAATATCTCAAATAGGCATTACTGGGCT TCTGTTGGATTTACTGGGGCTGCTGGTTTTATAATCTCAGTCCTATGGTTAATCTCTTTTGGCATTGCACTGCTTGTTCACCACTGTTTTGGATGGAAGATAAACTTCGAAGGGAAGAAGTCACTAATATCCCAAATGCTTCGTCCTACATTGGTTATACTCTTTTCATGTGCTGCCGT GGCGGGTTGTATTCTTTTATCTATCGGCCAACACGAACTTCATAGTGAAGTCTTGCATACACTGAACTATGTTGTAAACCAGTCCGATTTCACTGCTCAGATGTTGAGGAACGTGACTCAGTACTTGTCTCTGGCCGAGTCTGTTGATGTGCCACAATTCAAGCTACCACCAACTGCCATGGAAGACATTGATAACCTGCGTGTACGTCTTAGTTCTGGTGCCGACACATTGACAGAAAAAACTACTGAAAATTCCTCAAAAGTTCGAAAAGTCTTCAATCCTGT AATATCAGCGCTAATTGCTGTTGCTTCGTTGATGCTTCTTCTGATTTTTGTTGGTCTAG TACTTTCTCTCCTCAAGTGTCAAAATGCAATTTACAT ATTCATTTTCAGTGGATGGATTCTTGTAGCAGCTTCATTGATTCTTTGTGGAACCTTTGTGATCTTTAATTC TGCGATTTCGGACTCCTGTGTTGCAATGCAAGAATGGGTGGAAAATCCTCAAGCTGAGACAGCTTTAAGCAATATTCTTCCATGTGTTGATGAAAGAGCCACTAATCAAACACTTTATGAGAGTAAAAGAATTGTCAACTTCCTTGTGAACACTGTGAATGCTTTTGTATACACTGCAGCCAATACACAGCGGCCACCAAGTGATCAATTCTACTACAATCAATCTGGACCATTGATGCCACCTCTTTGCTATCCTTTTGGCAATAACATGCAAGATCGTGAGTGTTCGCCTCAGGAGGCGTCTTTCACAAATGCTTCTTTG GTATGGGAGAAATACATTTGCATGACATCTGTGGACCAGAAAAATTGCACAACCGTCGGCAGGTTGACCCCAGGAATGTACAGTCAACTGGTTTTGGCAGCAAACGCGAGTTATGCGCTGTTGCATTATACCCCGGCAATGCTTGACCTTCAGAACTGCAATTTCTTACGGGAAACGTTTATGACGATAACCTCCCAATTTTGCCCTCCTTTGGAGCATTACCTTCGAATTGTTGAACTAGGGTTGGGCCTTATCTCAACTGGTATAATGCTCTGCCTCATTCTTTGTTTAGTCTACTCAAACCGCCCCCAAAGGGAGGAAGTGTTTGTGAAATTCCGATCAATAGGAGGCAACGATGAAACTCGAGAGAATGGCCAGGGAAATAAGGAGGCTCATATTAATATGGTCTCTCTAGTAACATCCCCTGCAAGAGTTGCTCCAGATATAGAGAAATGA
- the LOC141643918 gene encoding sulfhydryl oxidase 2-like isoform X2: MSPIFRLLVLLLFGTIIEASSSSSSSYSTIGSRSLLRKLDDGGNGADLPDVVVELNDSNFKDVLKETPAPIAIVEFFAHWCPACRNYKPHYEKVARIFNGPNASHPGLIFMARVDCASKINTKLCDRFSVDRYPMLFWGRPSNFTSINKWDGKDGEIVSIKNGHTAERLLEWINKKMNSSYGFEDKKYEHEHLQSKAFDLEQITQAIYDVEEATTLAFDIILRHKMIKQGTKGSLLRFLQLMVAHHPSRRCRKGSAEILVNFDDLYPLEFESEIQERGLSENATSILGTIQICGKDVPRGYWMFCRGSNNDTRGFSCGLWILLHSLSVRIEDGESHVAFTATCDFIHNFFICEECRQHFFDMCSRVSIPFNRTQDFALWLWDAHNSVNERLLKEEVTLGTADPKYPKTIWPPEQLCPACYLSSPAKEVTNHIKWNKDEVFKFLVRYYGIKLPSLYKNKGLLREESSQHSHSEEPVATSNPVVVPIGAALAIAVASCAFGALACVWRSRQKSRKYRHLHSLKNI, from the exons ATGTCTCCAATATTTCGTTTACTTGTTTTGCTTCTCTTTGGAACCATAATCGAGGCTTCATCTTCGTCTTCGTCTTCTTATTCCACAATCGGATCGCGGTCTCTTCTTCGAAAACTCGACGATGGCGGAAATGGCGCCGATTTGCCTGATGTTGTTGTTGAATTGAATGATTCTAATTTCAAGGATGTTTTGAAAGAAACACCTGCTCCTATTGCTATTGTCGAATTCTTCGCTCACTG GTGCCCGGCATGCCGCAACTATAAG CCTCATTATGAAAAGGTTGCCAGGATTTTTAATGGGCCGAATGCATCACATCCTGGATTAATTTTCATGGCTAGGGTAGATTGTGCATCAAAG ATAAACACTAAACTTTGTGATAGGTTTTCAGTCGACCGGTATCCCATGCTTTTCTGGGGTAGGCCTAGTAATTTTACATCAATTAATAAGTGGGATGGAAAAGATGGTGAAATAGTGTCGATCAAGAATGGACACACAGCTGAACGATTGCTTGAATGGATAAATAAGAAAATGAACAG TTCATATGGCTTTGAggacaagaagtatgaacacGAACATCTCCAATCAAAAGCATTCGATCTTGAACAG ATTACGCAAGCAATATATGATGTTGAGGAAGCGACTACTTTGGCCTTCGACATTATTTTGCGACACAAG ATGATAAAACAGGGGACCAAGGGGTCACTTTTAAGATTTCTTCAGCTTATGGTGGCTCATCATCCATCTAGGCG ATGTCGTAAAGGATCTGCTGAGATACTTGTGAACTTTGATGACCTGTATCCGTTGGAGTTTGAGTCAGAAATTCAAGAAAGAGGCCTCTCTGAAAATGCAACATCTATTCTTGGGACCATCCAGATTTGTGGAAAAGATGTTCCTCGTGGATATTGG ATGTTCTGCCGGGGAAGTAATAATGATACAAGAGGCTTCAG TTGTGGATTATGGATTCTGTTGCACTCGCTTTCTGTGAGGATTGAGGATGGAGAGAGTCACGTTGCCTTCACAGCTACATGTGATTTCATTCACAATTTCTTCATTTGTGAGGAATGCCGACAACATTTCTTTGATATGTGCTCTAG GGTGTCTATTCCTTTCAACAGAACTCAAGATTTCGCCCTTTGGTTATGGGATGCGCATAATTCGGTCAATGAAAGACTCCTCAAGGAAGAAGTTACCCTAGGAACTGCTGACCCCAAGTACCCGAAGACAATTTGGCCTCCGGAGCAGCTTTGTCCTGCTTGTTATCTCTCTAGTCCGGCAAAAGAGGTCACAAATCACATTAAATGGAACAAGGACGAGGTGTTCAAGTTCTTGGTTAGATATTATGGGATAAAGTTGCCATCTCTATACAAGAATAAAGGACTCCTCAGGGAGGAGTCGTCTCAACATTCGCATTCTGAAGAACCGGTGGCGACATCAAATCCTGTTGTTGTGCCTATTGGAGCAGCTTTGGCCATTGCTGTTGCTAGTTGTGCTTTTGGTGCACTTGCTTGTGTTTGGCGTTCACGGCAGAAGAGCCGAAAGTATAGACATCTACACTCTTTAAAGAACATATGA
- the LOC141643918 gene encoding sulfhydryl oxidase 2-like isoform X1: protein MSPIFRLLVLLLFGTIIEASSSSSSSYSTIGSRSLLRKLDDGGNGADLPDVVVELNDSNFKDVLKETPAPIAIVEFFAHWCPACRNYKPHYEKVARIFNGPNASHPGLIFMARVDCASKINTKLCDRFSVDRYPMLFWGRPSNFTSINKWDGKDGEIVSIKNGHTAERLLEWINKKMNSSYGFEDKKYEHEHLQSKAFDLEQITQAIYDVEEATTLAFDIILRHKMIKQGTKGSLLRFLQLMVAHHPSRRCRKGSAEILVNFDDLYPLEFESEIQERGLSENATSILGTIQICGKDVPRGYWMFCRGSNNDTRGFSCGLWILLHSLSVRIEDGESHVAFTATCDFIHNFFICEECRQHFFDMCSRVSIPFNRTQDFALWLWDAHNSVNERLLKEEVTLGTADPKYPKTIWPPEQLCPACYLSSPAKEVTNHIKWNKDEVFKFLVRYYGIKLPSLYKNKGLLREESSQHSHSEEPVATSNPVVVPIGAALAIAVASCAFGALACVWRSRQKSRKPRRSWN from the exons ATGTCTCCAATATTTCGTTTACTTGTTTTGCTTCTCTTTGGAACCATAATCGAGGCTTCATCTTCGTCTTCGTCTTCTTATTCCACAATCGGATCGCGGTCTCTTCTTCGAAAACTCGACGATGGCGGAAATGGCGCCGATTTGCCTGATGTTGTTGTTGAATTGAATGATTCTAATTTCAAGGATGTTTTGAAAGAAACACCTGCTCCTATTGCTATTGTCGAATTCTTCGCTCACTG GTGCCCGGCATGCCGCAACTATAAG CCTCATTATGAAAAGGTTGCCAGGATTTTTAATGGGCCGAATGCATCACATCCTGGATTAATTTTCATGGCTAGGGTAGATTGTGCATCAAAG ATAAACACTAAACTTTGTGATAGGTTTTCAGTCGACCGGTATCCCATGCTTTTCTGGGGTAGGCCTAGTAATTTTACATCAATTAATAAGTGGGATGGAAAAGATGGTGAAATAGTGTCGATCAAGAATGGACACACAGCTGAACGATTGCTTGAATGGATAAATAAGAAAATGAACAG TTCATATGGCTTTGAggacaagaagtatgaacacGAACATCTCCAATCAAAAGCATTCGATCTTGAACAG ATTACGCAAGCAATATATGATGTTGAGGAAGCGACTACTTTGGCCTTCGACATTATTTTGCGACACAAG ATGATAAAACAGGGGACCAAGGGGTCACTTTTAAGATTTCTTCAGCTTATGGTGGCTCATCATCCATCTAGGCG ATGTCGTAAAGGATCTGCTGAGATACTTGTGAACTTTGATGACCTGTATCCGTTGGAGTTTGAGTCAGAAATTCAAGAAAGAGGCCTCTCTGAAAATGCAACATCTATTCTTGGGACCATCCAGATTTGTGGAAAAGATGTTCCTCGTGGATATTGG ATGTTCTGCCGGGGAAGTAATAATGATACAAGAGGCTTCAG TTGTGGATTATGGATTCTGTTGCACTCGCTTTCTGTGAGGATTGAGGATGGAGAGAGTCACGTTGCCTTCACAGCTACATGTGATTTCATTCACAATTTCTTCATTTGTGAGGAATGCCGACAACATTTCTTTGATATGTGCTCTAG GGTGTCTATTCCTTTCAACAGAACTCAAGATTTCGCCCTTTGGTTATGGGATGCGCATAATTCGGTCAATGAAAGACTCCTCAAGGAAGAAGTTACCCTAGGAACTGCTGACCCCAAGTACCCGAAGACAATTTGGCCTCCGGAGCAGCTTTGTCCTGCTTGTTATCTCTCTAGTCCGGCAAAAGAGGTCACAAATCACATTAAATGGAACAAGGACGAGGTGTTCAAGTTCTTGGTTAGATATTATGGGATAAAGTTGCCATCTCTATACAAGAATAAAGGACTCCTCAGGGAGGAGTCGTCTCAACATTCGCATTCTGAAGAACCGGTGGCGACATCAAATCCTGTTGTTGTGCCTATTGGAGCAGCTTTGGCCATTGCTGTTGCTAGTTGTGCTTTTGGTGCACTTGCTTGTGTTTGGCGTTCACGGCAGAAGAGCCGAAA